The proteins below come from a single Xyrauchen texanus isolate HMW12.3.18 chromosome 3, RBS_HiC_50CHRs, whole genome shotgun sequence genomic window:
- the LOC127631418 gene encoding RDS/peripherin-like protein xRDS35, producing the protein MVVGKMKFTFQKRVKLAQGLWLLSWMATLGGAVTFTLGCFLKTELRRREEVMDNTDIHCVPNTLMIVGLSSMVINYFAGRICQDALDVGRFPRWKTYLKPYFGCSVFFTTLMLISVILSYIMKGSLETSLKIGLKNGIRFYKDTDTPGRCFQKQSMDHLQMEFQCCGNNDYKDWFEVQWISNRYLDFSTKEVKDRIKSNLDGRYLVDGVPFSCCNPSSPRPCIQYKITNNTAHYSYEHKTEELNIFTHGCREALVNYYMGLMNTIGAVVLSVFLIQCSVLTSVRLLQTSMEAIAGQENVEIETEGYLLEKGLKETFMEYVDPVLKLLLLNQVFPPEGKSEVGAAGTTTTTS; encoded by the exons ATGGTTGTGGGTAAGATGAAGTTCACTTTTCAGAAAAGGGTCAAGTTGGCCCAGGGTTTATGGCTGCTCTCATGGATGGCAACTCTGGGTGGAGCGGTTACCTTCACTTTAGGATGCTTCCTAAAGACTGAGCTTCGAAGGAGGGAAGAG GTAATGGATAACACAGACATCCACTGTGTGCCCAACACCTTGATGATTGTGGGTCTGTCTTCGATGGTCATCAATTACTTTGCTGGTCGAATTTGCCAGGACGCCCTAGATGTAGGGCGTTTCCCACGATGGAAGACCTACTTAAAGCCCTATTTTGGATGCTCGGTATTCTTCACCACCCTAATGCTGATCTCAGTCATCTTGAGTTACATCATGAAAGGCAGTCTAGAGACCTCCTTGAAGATAGGGCTAAAAAATGGCATTCGCTTCTACAAGGACACTGACACCCCTGGCCGTTGCTTCCAGAAGCAGTCCATGGACCACCTTCAGATGGAGTTCCAGTGCTGTGGTAACAATGACTACAAAGATTGGTTTGAGGTGCAGTGGATCAGCAACCGTTACCTGGATTTCAGCACTAAGGAAGTTAAGGA TCGCATTAAAAGCAACTTGGATGGCCGTTACCTGGTTGATGGTGTGCCCTTCAGTTGCTGCAACCCTAGTTCCCCCAGACCCTGTATCCAATACAAAATCACCAACAACACTGCCCACTACAGCTATGAGCACAAGACCGAAGAACTCAACATCTTCACTCACGGTTGCAGAGAAGCCCTGGTCAACTATTACATGGGGCTGATGAACACCATTGGAGCTGTAGTACTGTCTGTCTTTCTGATACAG TGCTCAGTCCTCACCAGTGTGCGCCTCCTCCAGACTTCTATGGAGGCCATTGCAGGACAGGAGAATGTAGAGATTGAAACAGAAGGATATTTGCTGGAAAAGGGATTAAAGGAGACCTTCATGGAGTATGTGGATCCTGTGCTGAAACTCCTGTTGCTGAACCAGGTATTTCCTCCTGAGGGCAAATCTGAAGTTGGGGCCGCTGGGACAACAACTACCACCAGCTAA